Sequence from the Chengkuizengella sediminis genome:
TTCCTGTGTTTGGAATCCCTAGAGCATATAAAAAATGTGTTAAATTTTTTGTTTTACTATCTTCAATCGCTTCTAATAAATTATTAGCTTTCTTTTCCCCAAATCGTTCTAAATCAATTAAATCATCAAATGATAAATCATATAAATCTGCTGGGTCCCGAACTTCACGTTCCTCATATAACTGAGTGATTGTTTTTATACTTAATGTATCAATGTCCATTGCATCTCTTGAAGCAAAATGTCTCATTCGTCCAATTAACTGCGGTTTACAGCCTAATTGATTCTCACAAAATAAATGAGCTCCTTTTTTCACTAGCTCTGTTCCACATGATGGACAGACATCAGGAATGGTTATCTCATCACCGTCATTTTCTTCCGACACTTTGCCTAGAATTTCAGGAATGACATCATTGGATCTTCGAATATATACTTCTGAGCCCAGAGCATATTTCAATCCTTTTCTTTCTATATCGCCTTCATTGTTTAGAGTTGCCCTTTGGACCGTTACTCCTCCAATATCTACAGCACTTACTTTTGCAACGGGAGTAATTTTACCTGTTCGGCCAACCTCCCACATCACTTCTTCTAGAATAGTAGTTGCTTCCTCAGCTTTAAATTTATATGCAATTGCCCAGCGAGGAAATTTCTCAGTATATCCCAACACTTCTCTTGTTTTCATATCCGCTATTTTAATAACTGCACCATCAATTAAATAGTCAAGTGTGGATTTCATTTGATCAATATTTTCTAATTCTTTAATCACTTCATCCAACTGATCTATAAAATGAATGTATGGGTTCACTTTAAACTGGTTTTCTTTTAGAAAACTGACCATCTCTCGGTGGTCCTCAAACCGAATTTCTTCAGCATAACCTACATTATATATAAACGCATCTAAGTTACGCTTTGCAGTGACCTTTGGATTTAAGTTTCTTAAAGCACCTGCTGCTGCATTTCTTGCATTTTTTAAAGGTTCATCCGCCGTTTCATTATATTTCTCCAACACTGAAAGGTACATTAATCCTTCGCCTTGGATTTCTAGCCGTCCACTTTTATAGGGAATTTGTAAGGGAATGGATTTTATCGTTTTTACTTGTGCAAGTATGCTCTCACCAATCACACCATTTCCTCTTGTTGAGGCTTGAATTAACTCTCCCTGGTCATAAGTTAGATTTAATGTCAGCCCATCAAATTTTAATTCTAGAACAAATGAAGGTTCAGGGAGCTTTTGATCAGCATTTTTTGTATTATATTCATTTACAAGTTTCTTCACTCGTTTATACCATGCTTGTAAATCCTCGTGACTTTGTGCTTTATCTAAACTCCACAATCGATTGATATGTCGGTGTTCACTAAAGCCCTTTAAAATTTCTCCTCCCACTCGTTGTGTTGGGGAGTACGGATATACTTCTCCTAACTCTTTTTCTAAAGCAACAAGCTGATCATAAAGTCGGTCATATTCCTGATCACTTATTAGGGGTTGATCTAATGTATAGTAGTGATAGTTATATTTATTAATTTCATCTATGATTTTTTTCATTGTTTCTAATTGATCAGCCATTGAATTCCCTCATTTCTTTTTATAACTATATTTACATAAGTTTTCTGTAGAAAGATCTTCTATGCTAAACCTTAGTAATAGGTGCAAACTTAGCAAGTAATCTTTTCACACCTACAGGAGCAGGAAATGCGATTTGCAACTCTGTATCATCCCCAGTTCCTTTGATAGCAACCACTGTACCTGTACCCCACTTATTATGTGAAACTTTATCTCCATTACTATAATTGCCAACAGGTTTTTCTGATGCAATGACATGTGAAGACTGTTTTTGACGCTTAAATGTAGTTGAACTTGAATTCTGGAATGATGAATTCGTTCGATATTGTGATTGTGATCCATAAGA
This genomic interval carries:
- the ligA gene encoding NAD-dependent DNA ligase LigA; this translates as MADQLETMKKIIDEINKYNYHYYTLDQPLISDQEYDRLYDQLVALEKELGEVYPYSPTQRVGGEILKGFSEHRHINRLWSLDKAQSHEDLQAWYKRVKKLVNEYNTKNADQKLPEPSFVLELKFDGLTLNLTYDQGELIQASTRGNGVIGESILAQVKTIKSIPLQIPYKSGRLEIQGEGLMYLSVLEKYNETADEPLKNARNAAAGALRNLNPKVTAKRNLDAFIYNVGYAEEIRFEDHREMVSFLKENQFKVNPYIHFIDQLDEVIKELENIDQMKSTLDYLIDGAVIKIADMKTREVLGYTEKFPRWAIAYKFKAEEATTILEEVMWEVGRTGKITPVAKVSAVDIGGVTVQRATLNNEGDIERKGLKYALGSEVYIRRSNDVIPEILGKVSEENDGDEITIPDVCPSCGTELVKKGAHLFCENQLGCKPQLIGRMRHFASRDAMDIDTLSIKTITQLYEEREVRDPADLYDLSFDDLIDLERFGEKKANNLLEAIEDSKTKNLTHFLYALGIPNTGITTTKLIAEHYKSLESVMSATQEQLIELHDVGDIVADSIVSFFQNPIIKSSIERMLDAGVNPESEVEQPEEIKDNIFKDKTVVITGTLHELGRKEAAEKLEKFGAKVTGSVSKNTDFLIAGEKAGSKLKKATDLGIQILNEMEFLAEIK